A stretch of the Paenibacillus dendritiformis genome encodes the following:
- a CDS encoding ABC-F family ATP-binding cassette domain-containing protein, whose translation MLLQVNGMSKNYGITPVLSNITLQILERERIGLVGVNGAGKSTLLQLIAGEMSPDSGTIYKAKETRIGYLAQNSGLQSDRSIWDEMMLVFAPLVEAEQELRQLEHEIADPETAADAARHEAVMRRYAERSEWFRMHGGYEMETRVRSVLHGMGFGQMDPGTPIHTLSGGQKTRLALARILLQQPDLLLLDEPTNHLDIHTLTWLENYLRSYPGAVLVVSHDRYFLDAMVTAIIEIERHQAKRYTGNYTKYMELKAAEYEQQMKLYEKQQDEIARLEDFVQRNLVRASTTKRAQSRRKSLEKMERLEKPAGELKKAHFSFETARQSGKDVLQVQDLSAGYDGADPLFRHAEFDLKRGEMVALIGPNGIGKSTLLKVLIGKHPLRGGSFRWGTNVSIGYYDQEQSTLNPNHTVLEEVWSAYPHLEEVRIRTVLGNFLFSGDDVTKKVASLSGGEKARVALAKLMLQQANVLILDEPTNHLDLFSKEVLESALYDYEGTLLFISHDRYFLNKMAERIIELDAAGTHPYLGNYDDYVAKKQELAEDAAIRASQQQAAPSKPAAFQGSAAADSAADAGLTAAKAYEADKQAKREERARQRKLEQLEAEIAALEAKIAERELELAEPDVYNDYVRVQAIQAQLDEDKEALNAIYGEWELLMEA comes from the coding sequence ATGCTGCTTCAAGTGAACGGCATGAGCAAGAATTACGGGATAACTCCCGTATTGTCGAATATTACGCTGCAGATTCTGGAGCGCGAGCGGATTGGGCTGGTCGGCGTCAACGGGGCCGGCAAATCGACGCTCCTGCAGCTCATCGCCGGCGAGATGTCCCCGGACAGCGGGACCATTTATAAAGCCAAAGAAACACGCATCGGTTACTTGGCCCAGAACAGCGGACTGCAATCCGACCGCTCCATCTGGGACGAGATGATGCTCGTATTCGCCCCGTTAGTGGAAGCGGAGCAGGAACTGAGACAGCTTGAACATGAGATTGCCGACCCGGAGACCGCCGCTGACGCCGCCCGCCATGAAGCGGTGATGCGCAGATACGCCGAGCGCTCGGAATGGTTCCGGATGCATGGCGGCTACGAGATGGAGACGCGGGTGCGGAGCGTGCTTCACGGGATGGGATTCGGCCAGATGGATCCGGGCACGCCCATTCATACGCTGAGCGGCGGCCAGAAGACCCGGCTGGCCTTGGCCCGCATTCTGCTCCAGCAGCCGGATCTGCTGCTTCTGGACGAACCGACGAACCATCTGGACATCCATACGCTGACATGGCTCGAGAATTATCTCCGTTCCTATCCGGGAGCGGTGCTGGTCGTGTCCCACGACCGTTATTTCCTGGATGCGATGGTCACCGCCATTATCGAGATCGAGCGGCATCAGGCGAAGCGCTATACCGGCAATTATACGAAATATATGGAATTAAAAGCCGCCGAGTACGAGCAGCAAATGAAGCTGTACGAGAAGCAGCAGGATGAGATCGCCCGGCTCGAGGACTTCGTCCAGCGCAACCTCGTCCGCGCATCGACGACGAAGCGGGCGCAGAGCCGGCGCAAGTCGCTGGAGAAGATGGAACGTCTGGAGAAGCCGGCCGGCGAGCTGAAGAAAGCTCATTTCTCCTTCGAGACGGCGCGGCAGAGCGGGAAGGACGTGCTGCAGGTGCAGGATCTCTCCGCGGGCTATGACGGTGCGGACCCCTTGTTCCGCCACGCCGAATTCGATCTGAAGCGCGGCGAGATGGTCGCTCTTATCGGCCCGAACGGAATCGGCAAGTCGACCTTGCTGAAGGTGCTGATCGGCAAGCATCCCCTCCGGGGCGGAAGCTTCCGCTGGGGCACCAACGTCTCGATCGGTTACTATGATCAAGAGCAATCGACGCTGAATCCGAACCATACCGTGCTCGAAGAGGTATGGAGCGCTTATCCGCATCTCGAAGAGGTGCGGATCCGGACCGTACTGGGGAACTTCCTGTTCAGCGGGGATGATGTGACGAAGAAGGTCGCTTCCCTGAGCGGCGGGGAAAAGGCGCGCGTCGCCTTGGCCAAGCTGATGCTGCAGCAGGCGAACGTGCTGATCCTCGACGAGCCGACCAACCACCTCGATCTGTTCAGCAAGGAAGTGCTGGAATCGGCGCTGTACGACTACGAAGGCACGCTGCTGTTCATTTCCCATGACCGCTACTTCCTGAACAAGATGGCGGAGCGTATCATTGAGCTGGATGCGGCCGGAACGCATCCGTATCTCGGCAACTATGACGACTATGTGGCCAAAAAGCAGGAGCTGGCCGAAGACGCGGCGATTCGCGCCTCCCAACAGCAGGCGGCGCCAAGCAAGCCGGCCGCGTTCCAGGGCAGCGCCGCAGCGGACAGCGCGGCTGATGCGGGCCTGACCGCGGCAAAGGCCTACGAGGCCGATAAGCAGGCGAAGCGCGAGGAGCGTGCGCGCCAGCGGAAGCTTGAGCAATTGGAGGCGGAGATTGCCGCGCTGGAAGCGAAGATCGCCGAGCGCGAGTTGGAGCTGGCCGAACCGGACGTGTATAACGACTATGTCCGCGTCCAGGCGATCCAGGCCCAGCTTGATGAAGACAAGGAAGCGTTGAACGCGATATACGGAGAATGGGAGCTGTTGATGGAAGCCTAG
- a CDS encoding YbaK/EbsC family protein, whose protein sequence is MEKINDRVQAVQDKLEELGFANRVAVLPDSARTAQEAAEAIGCEVAQIAKSIIFRMKPSEKPVLMVASGTNRINEKRIGQALGEKLGKADAGFVREHTGFVIGGVPPIGHKEPIATLIDEDLLHYEEIWAAAGHPHGVFPLTPQELIGMTNGRVMPVV, encoded by the coding sequence ATGGAAAAAATCAATGATCGGGTTCAAGCGGTGCAGGATAAATTGGAGGAGCTTGGCTTCGCCAACCGGGTCGCTGTCCTGCCGGACAGCGCTCGCACGGCCCAGGAAGCGGCAGAGGCGATCGGATGCGAGGTCGCGCAGATCGCGAAGTCCATCATCTTCCGCATGAAGCCGTCGGAGAAGCCCGTGCTGATGGTCGCGAGCGGAACGAACCGCATTAACGAGAAGCGGATCGGGCAGGCGCTCGGCGAGAAGCTTGGCAAAGCCGACGCCGGCTTCGTGCGCGAGCATACCGGATTCGTCATCGGAGGCGTCCCGCCCATCGGGCATAAGGAGCCGATTGCGACCCTGATTGATGAAGATTTGCTTCATTATGAGGAGATTTGGGCCGCGGCGGGACATCCGCACGGCGTCTTTCCGCTCACGCCGCAGGAGCTGATCGGGATGACGAACGGGCGGGTGATGCCGGTCGTCTAG
- a CDS encoding 2-isopropylmalate synthase, whose protein sequence is MDVQTQGYSMQAGVPQNKEKRMIQIFDTTLRDGEQAPGAALTLPQKLELAEQLVRLGIDVIEPGFPISSPGEFEAVQRISRLYPQVEICGFARAVREDIEAAVKATADAARRRIHVFISSSDIHLQHQLRKSRAEVKQMARETVAYAKQFVDRIEFTAMDATRSDADFVIELVETAIEEGASIINLPDTVGYALPEEYGALFRQVRRGARGAERAVFSAHCHNDLGLAVANSLAAIQAGATQIEVTVNGVGERTGNCALEELIMALDTRGEALQAATRIRPEFLYETSRAVSRMMHFPIAYNKPVVGRNAFQHESGIHQDGLLKNRSTYEIMDPVKLGIPHHMIILGKHSGRHALKHRAEQYGVHLNADQLNEVYDRFKRVADAQKVVTDDQLLQCIGETLNEQLEPLSLLDVEVVAGNDRKRAASVTVQEQATGKKQTYAGVGSGPIEAVIRALSQAVREPVRFEDLELHSLSSGEEASGEAVVTVSLHDQVYQGSSTHQDIVLAAAQAYMAACNQALRGAAAHGGPEEEPELVSARRNDAS, encoded by the coding sequence ATGGACGTTCAGACACAAGGCTATTCAATGCAGGCAGGAGTTCCGCAGAACAAGGAGAAGCGGATGATTCAGATTTTCGATACGACGCTGCGGGACGGCGAGCAGGCGCCCGGCGCGGCCTTGACACTGCCGCAGAAGCTGGAGCTGGCGGAGCAGCTCGTCCGGCTCGGCATCGACGTGATCGAGCCGGGCTTCCCGATATCGAGTCCGGGGGAATTCGAAGCGGTGCAGCGCATCTCCCGCCTCTATCCGCAAGTGGAGATCTGCGGCTTCGCGCGGGCGGTTCGGGAGGATATCGAAGCAGCCGTCAAGGCGACGGCCGATGCCGCCCGGCGCCGGATTCATGTGTTCATCTCCTCTTCGGATATTCATCTTCAGCATCAGCTGCGCAAATCGCGCGCCGAGGTGAAGCAGATGGCGAGAGAGACGGTCGCCTATGCGAAGCAGTTCGTCGATCGCATTGAATTCACGGCGATGGATGCGACGCGATCGGATGCGGATTTCGTTATCGAACTGGTGGAGACGGCGATTGAGGAAGGCGCGTCGATCATCAATCTCCCGGATACGGTCGGTTATGCACTGCCGGAGGAATACGGGGCGCTGTTCCGCCAGGTGCGCCGGGGCGCGCGCGGGGCCGAGCGCGCGGTATTCAGCGCGCACTGCCACAACGATCTGGGGCTGGCGGTCGCGAACAGCCTGGCGGCGATTCAAGCGGGCGCGACCCAGATCGAGGTTACGGTCAACGGGGTCGGCGAACGGACGGGGAACTGCGCGCTGGAGGAGTTGATCATGGCGCTCGACACGCGCGGCGAAGCTCTGCAGGCAGCGACCCGGATCCGGCCGGAATTTTTGTATGAGACGTCGCGGGCGGTCAGCCGGATGATGCATTTCCCGATTGCGTACAACAAGCCGGTGGTCGGCCGCAACGCCTTCCAGCATGAATCCGGCATCCATCAGGACGGCTTGCTCAAGAACCGCAGCACGTACGAGATCATGGATCCGGTGAAGCTGGGCATTCCGCATCATATGATCATTCTGGGCAAGCATTCGGGGCGGCACGCGCTTAAGCACCGCGCGGAGCAGTATGGCGTTCATCTCAATGCCGACCAGTTGAACGAAGTGTATGATCGCTTCAAGCGCGTAGCCGATGCGCAGAAGGTCGTGACCGACGATCAGCTGCTGCAATGCATCGGCGAGACGCTGAACGAGCAGCTGGAGCCGTTGAGTCTGCTTGATGTCGAAGTGGTGGCGGGCAATGACCGCAAGCGGGCGGCCTCCGTGACGGTGCAGGAGCAGGCGACCGGCAAGAAGCAGACGTATGCGGGAGTGGGCAGCGGCCCGATTGAAGCCGTCATTCGCGCCTTGTCCCAAGCGGTCCGGGAGCCGGTCCGGTTCGAGGATCTGGAGCTGCACTCGCTCTCTTCCGGGGAGGAGGCGTCTGGGGAAGCCGTCGTGACCGTGTCCCTCCATGATCAGGTGTACCAGGGAAGCTCGACGCATCAGGATATCGTGCTGGCCGCGGCTCAAGCCTATATGGCCGCCTGTAATCAGGCGCTTCGCGGCGCCGCTGCTCATGGAGGACCGGAAGAAGAACCCGAGCTTGTGTCCGCCCGGCGTAACGATGCATCCTGA
- the tsaD gene encoding tRNA (adenosine(37)-N6)-threonylcarbamoyltransferase complex transferase subunit TsaD — translation MNIPSSHTHPAEADIILAIETSCDETSVAIVRGGREVLANQVSSQIGVHQRFGGVVPEIASRKHVETITVMLEEAVKQAGIALSDITAVAVTQGPGLVGSLLVGIVAAKSLAMALDVPLIGTHHIAGHIYANRLVQELAYPCMALVVSGGHTELVHLEREGVFRVIGSTRDDAVGEAYDKVARAVGFPYPGGPHVDRLAVDADDAITLPRAWLEPDSYDFSFSGLKSAVLNVVNQAKMRGEPPMYAAVARGFQESVIDVLTEKAMRAVKEYGAAQLLLCGGVAANRGLRSALAGRCEAEGVPLLIPPFEYCTDNAAMIAAAAHLKWKHGQFAPLDFQAQPLFSLEAWSVE, via the coding sequence GTGAATATACCAAGTTCTCATACCCATCCGGCGGAAGCGGATATCATACTCGCGATCGAGACAAGCTGCGACGAGACGTCGGTCGCCATCGTCCGCGGCGGGCGCGAGGTGCTGGCCAACCAAGTATCAAGCCAGATCGGCGTCCACCAGCGCTTCGGCGGCGTCGTGCCGGAGATCGCTTCGCGCAAGCATGTGGAGACGATTACCGTCATGCTGGAGGAAGCGGTCAAGCAGGCAGGCATTGCCCTGTCCGACATTACGGCCGTCGCGGTCACCCAGGGGCCGGGGCTTGTCGGTTCGCTGCTCGTCGGCATCGTGGCGGCGAAGTCGCTGGCGATGGCTCTGGACGTTCCGCTCATCGGGACGCATCATATCGCCGGACATATTTATGCGAACCGGCTCGTGCAGGAGCTGGCTTATCCATGCATGGCGCTCGTCGTCAGCGGCGGGCATACGGAGCTGGTTCATCTGGAGCGGGAGGGCGTGTTCCGCGTCATCGGAAGCACGCGCGACGACGCAGTCGGCGAAGCTTACGACAAGGTCGCCCGCGCGGTCGGCTTCCCGTATCCGGGCGGTCCGCATGTCGACCGCCTCGCCGTGGACGCGGACGACGCGATCACGCTGCCGCGAGCCTGGCTGGAGCCTGATTCCTATGATTTCAGCTTCAGCGGACTGAAGTCCGCCGTGCTGAACGTCGTCAATCAGGCGAAGATGCGGGGCGAGCCGCCGATGTATGCGGCCGTCGCCCGCGGATTCCAGGAATCCGTCATCGACGTGTTGACGGAGAAAGCGATGCGCGCCGTGAAGGAATATGGCGCGGCCCAATTGCTGCTCTGCGGCGGCGTGGCCGCCAACCGCGGATTGCGATCGGCGCTGGCCGGGCGCTGCGAGGCCGAAGGCGTGCCGCTCTTGATTCCGCCGTTCGAATATTGCACCGACAATGCGGCCATGATCGCGGCGGCGGCGCATCTCAAGTGGAAGCACGGGCAGTTTGCTCCGCTTGATTTCCAGGCGCAGCCGCTGTTCTCGCTTGAGGCGTGGTCGGTGGAATAG
- the rimI gene encoding ribosomal protein S18-alanine N-acetyltransferase — MGQRPEYDEDEREAFGGVEFRPMRLEDIPGVLEVEHASFTVPWTMDAFRNELTQNHFAKYTVMLHGDRIIGYSGMWTVVDEAHITNIAVHPDFRGQKLGERLLREMVVQAMAYGMEAMTLEVRVSNHIAQRLYAKFGFRGAGVRKGYYSDNKEDALIMWTDLKALAGSSLQQAE, encoded by the coding sequence ATGGGACAACGGCCTGAATACGATGAGGATGAACGGGAAGCATTCGGCGGAGTGGAATTCCGTCCGATGCGGCTGGAGGATATTCCCGGCGTGCTGGAGGTGGAGCATGCTTCGTTCACGGTGCCGTGGACGATGGACGCGTTCCGGAATGAATTGACGCAGAACCATTTTGCCAAATATACGGTGATGCTTCATGGCGATCGCATTATCGGCTATTCCGGCATGTGGACGGTCGTGGATGAAGCTCATATTACCAATATCGCCGTTCATCCCGATTTCCGGGGGCAGAAGCTCGGGGAGCGCTTGCTGCGGGAGATGGTCGTTCAGGCGATGGCCTATGGCATGGAGGCGATGACGCTGGAGGTTCGGGTGTCGAATCATATTGCCCAGCGGCTGTATGCGAAGTTCGGCTTTCGGGGAGCGGGCGTGCGCAAAGGATACTATTCGGATAACAAGGAAGATGCGCTCATTATGTGGACCGACCTGAAAGCGTTGGCGGGCTCTTCCTTGCAACAAGCGGAATAA
- the tsaB gene encoding tRNA (adenosine(37)-N6)-threonylcarbamoyltransferase complex dimerization subunit type 1 TsaB: MHQQDHNRTRVLALDTSTAALTAALLEGGALVDERHSLAERNHSIKLLPTVQSLMADNGWSGKSTELVAVGVGPGSYTGVRIAVTAGKTMAWAWDKPVIGVSSLEALALSGMHQAERAGAAGGRSGRILVYPLMDARRGQVYTAPFAWKGSGNKGLLDGAERHGEDGIRLFSLVAEEASRALQAEAEGADHPQAAGSVWFVGDTGAQQEALHGLQAQWGERVRVIPCGMEAGWIGRLGLRAYAAGERTDTHRLEPNYTQLAEAEAKLLAKERADRRQQ, from the coding sequence GTGCATCAACAGGATCATAACAGAACGCGGGTGCTGGCCCTGGATACGTCGACGGCCGCTCTCACCGCCGCCCTGCTCGAAGGGGGCGCGCTCGTGGACGAGCGCCATTCCCTGGCCGAGCGCAATCATTCGATTAAGCTGCTGCCGACGGTGCAGTCGCTGATGGCGGATAACGGATGGAGCGGGAAGTCGACGGAGCTTGTCGCCGTCGGTGTCGGCCCCGGATCGTATACGGGCGTGCGCATCGCGGTCACGGCCGGGAAGACGATGGCCTGGGCATGGGACAAGCCGGTGATCGGCGTATCCAGCCTGGAGGCTCTGGCGCTCTCCGGCATGCACCAGGCCGAGCGGGCCGGGGCGGCAGGGGGCCGTTCGGGGCGCATCCTCGTCTACCCGCTGATGGATGCGAGAAGGGGCCAAGTCTATACGGCTCCCTTCGCTTGGAAAGGAAGCGGGAATAAGGGCCTGCTGGATGGCGCGGAACGCCATGGCGAGGACGGGATTCGCCTGTTCTCGCTGGTGGCCGAGGAAGCGTCCCGGGCGCTGCAGGCTGAGGCGGAAGGCGCGGATCATCCGCAGGCGGCCGGATCCGTGTGGTTCGTCGGCGACACCGGAGCGCAGCAGGAAGCCCTGCATGGCCTGCAGGCCCAATGGGGAGAGCGGGTTCGCGTCATCCCGTGCGGGATGGAGGCGGGCTGGATCGGCCGTCTCGGGCTGCGCGCTTATGCCGCGGGCGAACGGACGGACACCCATCGGCTCGAGCCGAACTATACGCAGTTGGCGGAAGCGGAAGCGAAGCTGCTGGCGAAGGAACGGGCGGACCGGAGGCAGCAGTAA
- the tsaE gene encoding tRNA (adenosine(37)-N6)-threonylcarbamoyltransferase complex ATPase subunit type 1 TsaE yields MNQSAEFAFYSASEADTERLAAKLAERCQPGTVIALDGDLGAGKTRFSQAVARALGIEGIVNSPTFTIIKEYDSGRLPLYHMDVYRISMAEADELGLDEYLYGDGVSLVEWSSLITPLLPPRYLHLFMQTEGETERIIRLTAYGEPYVSWVNELKRMGV; encoded by the coding sequence ATGAACCAATCAGCGGAATTCGCCTTTTACTCCGCGAGCGAAGCGGATACGGAACGGTTGGCCGCGAAGCTGGCCGAACGCTGTCAGCCCGGCACGGTCATCGCGCTCGATGGGGATCTGGGGGCGGGGAAGACCCGCTTCTCGCAGGCGGTCGCCCGTGCGCTCGGCATCGAGGGGATCGTCAACAGTCCGACGTTTACGATAATCAAGGAATATGACAGCGGCCGGCTGCCGCTCTATCATATGGATGTGTACCGCATCTCGATGGCGGAAGCGGACGAGCTGGGGCTGGATGAGTACTTATATGGCGACGGCGTGTCGCTGGTCGAGTGGTCGAGCCTGATTACGCCGCTGCTGCCGCCGCGTTATTTGCATCTTTTTATGCAGACGGAAGGCGAGACCGAGCGGATTATTCGCTTGACCGCCTACGGGGAGCCTTATGTAAGCTGGGTTAACGAACTTAAACGGATGGGAGTCTGA
- a CDS encoding TetR/AcrR family transcriptional regulator yields the protein MGLLARNTAQESKRRLMESAGQLFAAKGVRGTKVSDIVAGAGLTQAAFYLYFKSKDDLAAQLLEQFNEQLLRLGNAGSEVKHLPASDVEKFIVSALTGIFRLFGEQPQLTKIALQISDDSEQVRERIVRQIIANMLHNQSLGIVKPDIDPELAAESIVAAIERLVYRYAATGERTPEELGAHTARLFLQGMLLHGEKEE from the coding sequence GTGGGCCTATTGGCTCGGAATACCGCGCAGGAGAGCAAGCGGAGGCTGATGGAATCGGCCGGGCAATTATTCGCCGCCAAGGGGGTGCGCGGCACGAAGGTCAGCGACATCGTCGCCGGGGCGGGGCTGACTCAAGCCGCTTTTTATCTGTATTTCAAAAGCAAGGACGATCTGGCCGCACAGCTTCTGGAGCAGTTCAATGAGCAGCTGCTGCGCCTGGGCAACGCAGGTTCCGAAGTGAAGCATCTCCCCGCTTCGGATGTCGAGAAGTTCATCGTCTCGGCGCTGACCGGCATATTCCGGCTGTTCGGGGAACAACCGCAGCTGACGAAGATTGCGCTGCAAATCTCCGACGACAGCGAGCAGGTACGGGAACGCATCGTGCGCCAGATCATCGCCAATATGCTTCATAACCAGTCGCTGGGCATCGTTAAGCCGGACATCGATCCGGAGCTGGCGGCCGAATCGATCGTGGCGGCGATAGAGAGACTCGTCTACCGTTATGCCGCGACCGGAGAGAGAACGCCGGAGGAGCTGGGCGCTCATACCGCACGCCTGTTCCTGCAAGGCATGCTGCTTCATGGGGAGAAGGAGGAGTAA
- a CDS encoding HXXEE domain-containing protein has protein sequence MMNDAVTGWIAAHLDAITVMWLFPIVFMFHDFEEILYVEPWLRRHGGRILEKMSPLARRFASSSLRMTTRDFAGDVFWVFLVVVASTVAAVMFSFYDLYLILLLIFFLHVFTHIGLCLYTQSITPGVVTAVLLVLPYTGYAFFRLFADEVIPPDRLLWDGAAAILLLPAIFLLMSRWRSKFRTAGQ, from the coding sequence ATGATGAACGATGCCGTTACCGGCTGGATAGCCGCTCATCTTGATGCGATCACGGTCATGTGGCTGTTTCCGATCGTGTTCATGTTCCATGATTTCGAGGAAATCCTCTATGTCGAGCCCTGGCTTCGCCGCCACGGCGGCCGCATTTTGGAGAAGATGTCTCCCTTGGCCCGCCGCTTTGCCTCGAGCAGCCTGCGCATGACGACGCGGGATTTCGCGGGCGATGTCTTTTGGGTGTTTCTGGTCGTCGTTGCCTCCACGGTGGCGGCCGTGATGTTTTCCTTCTACGACCTGTATCTGATTCTGCTCCTTATCTTCTTCCTGCATGTATTCACCCATATCGGCTTGTGCCTGTATACCCAAAGCATAACGCCCGGCGTCGTCACCGCCGTCCTTCTCGTGCTGCCCTACACCGGCTATGCCTTCTTCCGTCTGTTCGCGGATGAGGTCATCCCGCCGGATCGGCTGCTATGGGACGGGGCCGCCGCCATCTTGCTGCTTCCTGCCATCTTCCTTCTTATGTCCCGTTGGCGGAGCAAGTTCCGAACCGCAGGTCAATGA
- a CDS encoding H-type small acid-soluble spore protein: protein MDAHRAKHILEMKDTVPVQLDGEQPVWIESVDVANGMATVQVGNNPLNTETVSVDRLKEPNQ from the coding sequence ATGGATGCGCATCGCGCAAAGCATATTTTGGAAATGAAGGACACCGTACCCGTCCAGCTGGACGGCGAACAACCGGTGTGGATTGAGAGCGTGGATGTCGCCAATGGGATGGCGACGGTGCAAGTCGGGAACAACCCGCTAAATACCGAGACGGTATCGGTTGACCGCTTGAAGGAGCCGAACCAATAG
- a CDS encoding Ku protein produces MHTVWKGAISFGLVHVPVKMHTATEDKDISMRMIHKECGSPLSYVRSCPVCKEEVGWDEIVKGYEYEKGKFVLFDKDELEQLQDDASRAIAILDFVDLAEIDPIYYQKTYYLSPDQAGNNAYQLLREALVQTGKIGIAKVTIRAKSSLAAIRVIENCLVMETMFYPDEIRAVTQVPNIPEHVEVNPKELEMAKLLIGQLSTAFEPEQYTDEYRQRLLQRIGQKIAGEEVRTAPAAQPAANVVDLMAALQASIEAMKGPRPIGTDPGPAAAAAPGAAAEPKRRKKAAPAAAAADTPAEEAAPRRKKTSRKAEAGAQKAANDGEEPAATGGTRRKRARTET; encoded by the coding sequence ATGCATACGGTCTGGAAAGGGGCAATCAGCTTCGGCTTGGTCCATGTCCCCGTCAAAATGCATACCGCCACCGAAGACAAAGACATCTCGATGCGAATGATACACAAGGAATGCGGCAGCCCGCTCTCCTATGTCCGCTCCTGCCCGGTCTGCAAGGAAGAGGTCGGCTGGGACGAGATCGTGAAGGGCTATGAGTATGAAAAAGGGAAATTTGTCCTGTTCGACAAAGATGAGCTGGAGCAGCTGCAGGATGATGCCAGCCGGGCGATCGCGATTCTTGATTTCGTCGACCTGGCCGAAATTGATCCGATTTATTATCAGAAGACGTATTATTTATCTCCCGATCAGGCCGGGAACAACGCTTATCAACTGCTGCGCGAGGCGTTGGTGCAGACAGGCAAGATCGGCATCGCCAAGGTGACCATTCGGGCTAAGAGCAGTCTCGCGGCCATTCGCGTCATCGAAAATTGCCTCGTGATGGAGACAATGTTCTATCCGGACGAGATTCGGGCGGTCACGCAGGTGCCGAATATTCCGGAGCATGTGGAGGTCAATCCGAAGGAGCTGGAGATGGCGAAGCTGCTTATCGGCCAGCTGTCTACCGCCTTCGAGCCCGAGCAGTACACGGATGAATACCGCCAGCGCCTGTTGCAGCGGATTGGGCAAAAGATCGCGGGCGAAGAAGTCCGCACCGCTCCGGCCGCCCAGCCGGCCGCCAATGTCGTCGACCTGATGGCGGCGCTGCAGGCCAGCATCGAGGCGATGAAGGGGCCGCGGCCGATCGGCACCGATCCGGGCCCGGCGGCGGCAGCGGCTCCTGGCGCAGCGGCGGAACCGAAGCGGCGTAAAAAAGCCGCTCCTGCGGCAGCGGCCGCCGATACGCCTGCCGAGGAAGCCGCCCCGCGGCGCAAGAAGACGTCCCGCAAGGCGGAAGCCGGCGCGCAGAAGGCGGCCAATGACGGCGAGGAGCCGGCCGCCACGGGCGGCACGCGGCGCAAGCGGGCACGGACGGAGACCTAG
- a CDS encoding RNA ligase family protein, with the protein MPRPPMEGPGQRTEPDERNPGVFSEALPPSLALPSAPMSPLRSDRIPTGEDWLHQLKWDGVRMLAVCIQGRVRLFSKRMLEKTSIYADVTAMMEARPELRGRTLLLDGEVVVFDPNLGRPSFPLALQRERMRQRPDGSLPAVYVLFDVLGIGERNVRRLPYEERHRLLLELFPEKHPACFVADIFEDGDQLWEWVEQHGWEGVVSKRRSSPYQEGKRHQDWFKHKKDLLVEALTVGYMINNGRPASVVLTDLEGRYIGKASIGLDEIRRQLLEGWAARYPAASPPGGPIPALRREPIVWMSVPIPCRAAALEYTPTGQLRHPRIDTLPLLK; encoded by the coding sequence GTGCCGCGGCCGCCGATGGAAGGCCCGGGACAGCGGACGGAGCCGGATGAACGGAACCCCGGGGTCTTCTCCGAGGCGCTCCCTCCTTCTCTGGCGCTGCCCTCGGCGCCGATGTCTCCGCTTCGGAGCGACCGCATCCCCACGGGCGAGGATTGGCTTCATCAACTGAAATGGGATGGCGTCCGAATGCTCGCCGTGTGCATTCAGGGCCGGGTGCGGCTGTTCTCCAAGCGGATGCTGGAGAAGACGTCCATCTATGCGGACGTGACGGCCATGATGGAAGCGCGGCCCGAGCTTCGCGGCCGGACGCTGCTGCTCGACGGGGAGGTCGTCGTCTTCGATCCGAATCTGGGACGGCCTTCTTTTCCGTTGGCGCTCCAACGGGAACGGATGCGCCAGCGGCCCGACGGGTCCCTTCCCGCTGTCTACGTTCTCTTCGACGTGCTCGGGATCGGAGAACGGAATGTGAGGAGGCTTCCCTATGAGGAGCGGCACCGCTTGCTGCTGGAGCTGTTTCCCGAGAAGCATCCCGCCTGCTTCGTCGCGGATATTTTCGAGGATGGCGATCAATTATGGGAATGGGTGGAGCAGCACGGCTGGGAAGGCGTCGTCAGCAAAAGGCGAAGCTCTCCATACCAGGAGGGCAAGCGGCATCAGGACTGGTTCAAGCATAAAAAGGATCTTCTGGTCGAAGCTCTGACGGTCGGCTATATGATCAATAACGGCCGCCCGGCCAGCGTCGTCTTGACCGACTTGGAAGGACGCTATATCGGCAAGGCGTCCATCGGACTCGATGAGATCCGACGGCAGCTGCTGGAAGGCTGGGCGGCGCGTTATCCAGCCGCAAGTCCGCCCGGAGGACCGATTCCGGCTCTCCGCCGGGAGCCGATCGTCTGGATGAGCGTGCCCATTCCGTGCCGGGCCGCGGCCCTGGAATATACGCCGACCGGGCAGCTCCGCCATCCGCGCATCGATACGCTGCCGCTACTGAAATAA